A DNA window from Anastrepha ludens isolate Willacy chromosome 6, idAnaLude1.1, whole genome shotgun sequence contains the following coding sequences:
- the LOC128868948 gene encoding DNA polymerase interacting tetratricopeptide repeat-containing, protein of 47 kDa isoform X2, translating to MKNKKKINPESFALQQHHMHGDFLNTFQNMTDEQLAMNKTWTDEERLALAAKLDEELDAFIDSLEKKRYEEGWPEDRWQEEMDKHPFFMKKAPQPGDEVHPMFEGLQKLKYDPEENTAEELALNYKEDGNFYMKHKKFRTAIYSFTEGLKAKCDKPEVKSVLYNNRSAAHFFIKNYRSALSDAQRALEYNLDYTKARWRAAQCAFYLKKLELCSQLCEEMLDRDENNKEARDLLKKSKTKKLEIERDLRKEAAETKNRLGRLQRLFDALQLRSIKFDDQKKNMPITEELLHPKFLPLEDHPVHLDDDNETLIWPAAFSYPEFLFSDFQQELPENAMMEDCVNALFKEPLPCDKSTRYRSGNINVYYENRKVGCVHKVDLNKTINEILNEKGFFVTGGSLLFYIVPKNSRVEQEFVNQQRRPLIYA from the exons atgaaaaacaagaaaaaaataaacccCGAAAGCTTTGCACTGCAACAACAT caCATGCATGGTGATTTTCTAAACACTTTTCAAAATATGACTGATGAGCAATTGGCAATGAATAAAACATGGACAGACGAGGAGCGTTTGGCTTTGGCCGCAAAATTAGATGAAGAGCTAGACGCATTCATCGACAGTTTGGAAAAGAAACGCTATGAAGAAGGTTGGCCTGAAGATCGTTGGCAAGAA GAAATGGATAAACATCCATTCTTCATGAAGAAAGCTCCACAGCCTGGTGACGAAGTGCATCCAATGTTCGAAGGGCTGCAGAAATTAAAATACGACCCGGAAGAGAACACTGCTGAGGAGCTTGCTCTTAATTATAAAGAGGATggtaatttttatatgaaacatAAAAAGTTTCGCACTGCAATATATAGCTTTACTGAGGGTTTAAAAGCTAAATGTGATAAACCGGAAGTGAAGTCAGTGCTGTATAATAATCGTTCAGCAGCGCATTTCTTTATCAAGAATTATCG ATCAGCACTTAGTGATGCTCAACGCGCTCTCGAATACAATCTTGATTATACAAAGGCTCGTTGGCGTGCCGCTCAATGTgccttttatttgaaaaaattagagTTGTGTTCCCAATTGTGTGAAGAAATGCTAGACCGAGACGAAAATAACAAAGAAGCCAGAGATTtgttaaagaaaagtaaaacgAAAAAG ttggaaattgaacgtgATCTACGCAAAGAAGCTGCGGAAACAAAGAACCGTCTTGGGCGATTACAACGCTTGTTTGATGCGTTACAATTACGATCCATTAAATTCGATGATCAGAAGAAAAATATGCCCATCACAGAAGAGTTGCTGCATCCGAAATTCTTACCTTTAGAAGATCATCCAGTGCATTTAGACGATGACAATGAGACTCTAATATGGCCGGCAGCTTTTTCTTATCCAGAATTTTTATTTAGCGATTTTCAACAAGAACTGCCGGAGAATGCAAT GATGGAAGATTGCGTAAACGCTTTATTCAAGGAACCACTGCCATGCGACAAATCTACTAGATATCGTTCTGGTAATATAAACGTCTACTATGAGAATCGTAAAGTGGGTTGTGTGCATAAAGTTGATTTAAATAAGACCATTAACGAAATTTTGAATGAGAAGGG GTTCTTTGTCACTGGTGGTTCGCTGTTGTTTTATATTGTGCCGAAAAACTCACGGGTCGAACAAGAGTTCGTTAATCAGCAGAGGAGACCATTGATATATGCGTAA
- the LOC128868114 gene encoding pre-mRNA-processing factor 40 homolog A, with product MNVPPVAAAGAIPPPMGMPPMFNIPPPGFGGPPPPELAAAFGGIPPNTEWTEHKAPDGRPYYYNNNTKQSSWEKPEALMTPAERLTHQCPWKEYRSDAGKVYYHNVNTKESRWEPPPEFLDMQAKVKAEEAAAAAKAVAAMTSSSMAGMVPPAALASILPATLPTVVNIATPDIRSPMTPGSNENSSSALDQAMAATLASIEMPQAGKEEKENAKKESPTEEPKIIYKDKKEAIEAFKDLLREKNVPSNSNWDQCVKIISKDPRYSSFKNLNEKKQTFNAYKTQKLKDEREESRLRAKKAKEDLERFLMSTDKMNSQIKYYKCEELFATNKIWASVPEQDRRDIYDDCIFNLAKKEREEARLLKKRNMKVLGELLESMTSITYESTWAQAQLMLLQNAAFKNDVNLLGMDKEDALIVFEEHIRSLEKEEEEEREREKKRLKRQQRKNRDAFLSLLDAQHEAGKLTSMSLWVELYPIISADLRFSAMLGQTGSTPLDLFKFYVEDLKARYHDEKKIIREILKEKLYVVQANTSFEEFATVVCEDKRSANLDAGNVKLTYNALLEKAEAVEKERIKEDARRLRKIENEIKAEWQEANISVQETFEAAKKLVEHLESFAIYEKEIGVKKIWEDYIKESEDACSHHHSRSRKSKKNKKHKKRARSSSKSDIENDQEEFEGAKLKKRKSHSRSRSVSSSLSMESERVSKKKKRRKNKKSSRASSCESERPISSPIASPSASQVEDITATRKKKRDKKSKKDKKHHRSITPISANGSNPSDIENSGRSSRNAEEQALSETELETKRAALLAQLNEQMED from the exons ATGAATGTGCCCCCGGTAGCAGCGGCAGGTGCAATTCCGCCCCCAATGGGCATGCCGCCAATGTTTAACATACCGCCACCAGGCTTTGGAGGACCACCGCCTCCAGAGTTGGCCGCAGCATTTGGCGGCATACCACCTAATACTGAGTGGACAGAACACAAGGCTCCAGATGGACGACCATATTACTACAATAATAATACTAAACAAAGCTCGTGGGAAAAACCCGAGGCTCTAATGACGCCAGCCGAGCGGTTGACACATCAATGCCCTTGGAAAGAGTATCGTTCGGATGCCGGGAAAGTGTATTACCACAACGTAAACACAAAGGAGTCGCGTTGGGAACCTCCTCCGGAATTTTTAGACATGCAAGCGAAAGTTAAAGCAGAAGA AGCTGCTGCAGCCGCGAAGGCAGTTGCTGCCATGACTTCATCCAGTATGGCAGGCATGGTACCACCAGCTGCTTTGGCCAGTATACTTCCTGCGACTCTTCCTACAGTGGTAAATATAGCTACGCCTGACATTCGTTCACCTATGACTCCAGGGAGTAACGAAAATTCTTCATCCGCCCTTGATCAAGCCATGGCAGCTACACTAGCTTCTATAGAAATGCCACAAGCTGGAAAGGAAGAGAAAGAAAACG CTAAGAAAGAATCGCCAACTGAAGAACCCAAAATCATTTATAAGGATAAAAAGGAGGCGATTGAAGCATTCAAAGATTTGCTGCGTGAAAAGAATGTACCCTCAAATTCTAACTGGGATCAATGCGTTAAAATAATATCGAAGGATCCACGTTACAGttcttttaaaaacttaaatgaaaAGAAGCAAACGTTTAATGCGTATAAAACCCAAAAGCTGAAAGATGAACGCGAAGAGTCACGTTTGCGCGCCAAAAAAGCCAAGGAAGACCTTGAACGTTTCCTCATGTCCACCGATAAAATGAACTCTCAAATTAAATACTATAAGTGCGAAGAGTTATTCGCGACCAATAAAATTTGGGCAAGTGTTCCAGAACAGGATCGTCGCGATATTTATGATGACTGCATTTTTAACTTAGCTAAGAAAGAAAGAGAGGAAGCCCGACTGCTAAAAAAGCGTAATATGAAGGTCCTTGGCGAACTACTAGAATCTATGACATCTATTACGTACGAAAGTACTTGGGCGCAAGCACAATTGATGCTGCTGCAGAATGCTGCTTTTAAGAATGATGTCAACTTACTTGGTATGGACAAAGAGGATGCGCTCATTGTTTTCGAAGAACATATCCGttcattggaaaaagaagaagaggaggAGCGAGAACGTGAAAAGAAACGTCTCAAACGGCAGCAACGCAAAAATCGTGACGCATTCTTGTCCTTGCTCGACGCACAACATGAAGCTGGAAAGCTTACCTCCATGTCCTTATGGGTAGAACTCTATCCAATAATTTCAGCGGACTTGCGTTTTTCAGCAATGCTCGGCCAAACAGGATCAACACCACtcgatttatttaagttttatgtGGAGGACTTAAAGGCGCGCTACCATGACGAAAAGAAAATTATACGTGAAATTCTAAAGGAAAAACTGTATGTGGTGCAGGCAAATACCTCATTTGAGGAATTCGCCACAGTTGTTTGCGAAGACAAACGGTCGGCAAATTTGGACGCTGGAAATGTCAAATTGACTTATAATGCTTTGCTGGAAAAg gcAGAGGCTGTGGAAAAGGAAAGAATAAAAGAAGATGCGCGTCGTTTacgaaaaatagaaaatgaaattaaggcTGAATGGCAAGAGGCAAACATTTCGGTACAAGAAACATTTGAAGCTGCAAAGAAGTTGGTGGAGCATTTAGAATCATTCGCCATATACGAAAAAGAAATAGGCGTTAAAAAAATCTGGGAAGACTATATTAAAGAAAGTGAAGATGCATGTAGTCATCACCATTCGCGTTCACGAAAATCAAAGAAGAATAAAAAGCACAAGAAACGAGCGCGTTCCAGCTCAAAATCG GATATAGAAAATGATCAGGAGGAATTTGAGGgcgcaaagttaaagaaaaggAAATCGCATTCACGTTCG CGTTCGGTTAGTTCTAGCCTCAGCATGGAAAGTGAGCGTGTatcaaagaaaaagaagaggaGAAAGAACAAAAAGTCGTCTCGAGCC TCCTCCTGCGAATCAGAACGTCCTATTTCCTCGCCGATTGCTTCACCTTCAGCATCTCAAGTGGAAGACATTACTGCTACCCGAAAAAAGAAACGTgacaagaaaagcaaaaaggaTAAGAAACATCATCGTTCCATAACACCTATAAGTGCAAACGGTAGTAATCCTTCGGATATTGAAAACTCAGGCAGAAGTTCACGAAACGCTGAAGAGCAAGCCCTTAGCGAAACTGAGCTCGAGACTAAACGTGCCGCTCTACTAGCACAGTTAAACGAACAAATGGAGGATTGA
- the LOC128868946 gene encoding alkyldihydroxyacetonephosphate synthase, producing the protein MYTKNESTSPLTASSRGSNSDGECENNNCSSKYNKGSKPVDMAAATVLMDQRFSQQVESVFPQRRQDVLKWYGWGYKDSQFYADNGIIGFKGDKYPLEGCTLPYFTDWVYSKFNLRVSDKTPFPKMPTEFPAPTLNAPFMRDLQATKLVCSQSGEDRLIRCHGQTLHDIYHLWRNEFKRIPDIVVWPRSHADVAQLVTLAHKYNVVIIPYGGGTSVSGSITCPQAEKRMICVLDTSQMNRMLWLNKANLTVCFEAGIVGQDLERELRKLGLTVGHEPDSYEFSTLGGWVATRASGMKKNVYGNIEDLVLRVRMVTATGGVLERQCMAPRVSCGPDFNHVVMGSEGTLGVVTEVVLKVRPLPPVKRYGSLAFPDFESGVQFMREVARRRCQPASVRLMDNEQFILGQTLKPVKGWLASLLDGLKKSYVTKWKGLNLTKMCAATLLFEGEEGDVQRQEALIYEIAKQFKGFPAGSQNGERGYILTFVIAYIRDFALNQQIVAESFETSVSWDRCSTLCRNVKRRVEAECHSRGVKHFLISCRVTQTYDVGACVYFYFGFKHTGITDPVATFEEIETSARDEILASGGSLSHHHGVGKIRSKWYEKTVSSAGSELYVAAKRQLDPKNIFAAGNLLPEEKWRAESQKREEVVVPQETSAASSSLLKAKL; encoded by the exons ATGTATACAAAAAATGAAAGTACCAGCCCGTTGACAGCCTCCAGCCGTGGGAGCAACAGTGACGGTGAATGCGAAAACAACAACTGTAGCAGTAAATACAACAAAGGCAGCAAGCCGGTTGATATGGCCGCCGCCACTGTATTGATGGATCAGCGTTTCTCCCAGCAAGTGGAGAGTGTGTTTCCACAAAGGCG TCAGGATGTGCTAAAATGGTACGGTTGGGGTTATAAAGATTCGCAGTTCTACGCGGACAATGGCATCATTGGCTTCAAGGGCGACAA ATACCCTCTTGAAGGTTGCACCCTGCCCTACTTCACCGACTGGGTTTATAGTAAATTCAACTTGCGCGTCAGCGACAAAACACCCTTCCCGAAAATGCCTACCGAGTTTCCGGCACCCACCTTAAATGCGCCTTTCATGCGTGATCTACAAGCGACCAAGCTCGTGTGCTCACAGTCTGGAGAGGATCGGCTGATACGCTGTCACGGCCAGACACTACACGACATCTATCACCTTTGGCGGAATGAGTTCAAACGCATACCCGATATTGTTGTGTGGCCACGCAGCCACGCTGATGTTGCGCAGTTAGTGACGCTCGCGCATAAATACAATGTGGTTATTATACCATACGGCGGTGGTACTTCAGTCTCTGGCTCCATTACTTGTCCGCAAGCGGAGAAACGCATGATCTGCGTATTGGATACATCACAGATGAATCGCATGTTGTGGTTGAATAAAGCCAATTTGACAGTGTGCTTTGAGGCGGGCATTGTGGGTCAGGACTTGGAGCGGGAATTGCGTAAGCTGGGCTTGACTGTTGGCCATGAACCGGATAGCTATGAGTTCTCAACACTTGGTGGTTGGGTGGCAACGCGGGCCTCTGGCATGAAGAAGAATGTTTACGGAAATATAGAGGATTTGGTATTGCGCGTGCGCATGGTTACCGCTACTGGTGGTGTACTAGAGCGCCAGTGCATGGCGCCGCGTGTATCCTGCGGGCCGGATTTCAATCATGTAGTTATGGGATCTGAGGGCACACTTGGTGTTGTGACTGAGGTGGTGCTGAAAGTGCGTCCACTGCCACCGGTTAAACGTTACGGCTCACTAGCCTTTCCCGATTTCGAGAGCGGCGTACAATTTATGCGAGAAGTAGCGCGTCGACGTTGCCAACCGGCGTCAGTGCGCTTAATGGACAACGAGCAATTTATTTTGGGCCAAACTCTAAAGCCAGTAAAAGGTTGGTTGGCCAGTTTGCTGGACGGCTTGAAGAAGTCTTACGTTACGAAGTGGAAGGGGCTGAATTTGACAAAAATGTGCGCGGCAACGTTGTTGTTTGAGGGTGAAGAGGGAGACGTGCAACGACAGGAGGCACTCATTTATGAAATTGCTAAGCAGTTCAAAGGATTTCCGGCAGGTAGTCAAAACGGCGAACGTGGCTACATACTGACCTTTGTCATTGCGTACATAAGG GATTTTGCATTGAATCAGCAAATCGTTGCTGAATCTTTTGAGACATCTGTGTCCTGGGATCGCTGCAGTACGTTGTGTCGCAATGTGAAGCGCCGTGTAGAAGCG GAATGTCACTCACGTGGCGTGAAGCACTTTCTTATATCTTGCCGTGTCACGCAGACCTACGATGTTGGCGCCTGTGTTTACTTCTATTTCGGGTTCAAACATACCGGTATAACTGATCCAGTTGCGACATTCGAAGAGATTGAAACGAGTGCGCGTGATGAGATTCTTGCCTCGGGTGGCTCGCTCTCCCATCACCATGGTGTTGGAAAAATCCGTAGTAAATGGTATGAGAAGACCGTCTCGAGCGCCGGCAGTGAGCTGTATGTGGCGGCGAAAAGGCAACTAGATCCGAAGAATATTTTCGCGGCGGGAAATTTGCTACCTGAGGAAAAATGGCGAGCAGAAAGTCAAAAGAGGGAAGAAGTAGTGGTGCCACAAGAAACTAGCGCCGCGTCGAGTTCATTACTAAAGGCGAAACTTTAA
- the LOC128868949 gene encoding lactosylceramide 4-alpha-galactosyltransferase: MYKPRVKWIFLLLLSLLVFSWCLMYGSSMSRTDVRYCFMNTFSTVPSISSSPQKQYQTQNKLTDGPHLLEDVMLAEPKPNASGRSIIFHETSCPHEKLRSSMQYISSAPLNMMDLTAREACAIESAALHNPSFSVFVLFASPAYRDYNNTPPVMEAILSYTNVHLRNLNLWTYAAGTPMYQWLKDGKLFSSSYVLSHVSDFLRYLTLWRWGGTYLDMDVVVLRSLDKLPPNYTGAESNAYLAAGVMNFAPDGFGHEIAEKCLLDFLLNFDGTDWGNNGPGVITRVMNDVCKTNNIELMMESKRCMGFHVMPREAFYAIPWMKWEYFFEAQYLTETLDLLRDSYVAHVWNKHSKQRRIKVGANAAYGILAERHCPKVYAAAGDYF, from the exons ATGTACAAACCTAGAGTAAAATGGATTTTCTTGCTCCTACTTTCGCTCTTGGTATTCAGTTGGTGCCTAATGTATGGTTCCAGCATGAGTCGGACAGACGTTCGCTATTGCTTTATGAATACCTTCAGTACTGTTCCATCAATTTCTTCGTCACCGCAAAAACAGTATCaaacacaaaataaacttaCTGATGGCCCTCATCTTTTAGAAGACGTGATGTTGGCCGAACCAAAGCCCAACGCAAGTGGGCGTTCTATTATCTTTCACGAAACCAGTTGTCCACATGAAAAACTGCGGAGTAGTATGCAATACATAAGCAGCGCACCACTGAATATGATGGACCTAACAGCACGAGAAGCTTGTGCTATTGAATCTGCAGCATTACATAATCCCAGTTTTAGTGTTTTTGTATTATTCGCTAGTCCCGCTTATCGCGATTACAACAATACCCCACCAGTAATGGAAGCAATACTCAGCTATACCAACGTGCATCTGCGTAATTTAAACCTTTGGACGTACGCAGCTGGCACACCAATGTACCAGTGGCTTAAAGATGGGAAGCTCTTTAGTTCCAG tTATGTGCTTTCACATGTTTCCGACTTTTTGCGATATTTAACCTTGTGGCGTTGGGGGGGCACTTACCTTGATATGGATGTCGTAGTTTTACGTAGTCTCGATAAATTGCCACCTAATTATACTGGAGCAGAGTCGAATGCATATCTAGCGGCGGGAGTGATGAATTTTGCACCCGATGGCTTTGGTCATGAAATCgccgaaaaatgtttacttgacTTTTTGCTGAATTTCGATGGGACAGATTGGGGGAACAATGGACCAGGCGTGATAACGCGCGTTATGAATGATGTCTGCAAGACGAACAACATTGAACTAATGATGGAATCTAAACGATGTATGGGCTTCCATGTAATGCCGCGGGAAGCATTCTATGCTATACCATGGATGAAATGGGAGTATTTCTTCGAAGCGCAGTACCTGACCGAGACATTGGATTTGCTTCGAGATTCGTATGTAGCTCATGTGTGGAACAAACATTCGAAGCAAAGGCGTATAAAAGTGGGCGCTAACGCCGCTTATGGCATATTAGCTGAAAGGCATTGCCCAAAGGTTTATGCAGCAGCAGGCGATTACTTCTAA
- the LOC128868948 gene encoding DNA polymerase interacting tetratricopeptide repeat-containing, protein of 47 kDa isoform X1 has translation MQTYIDAKFTVNCTRQILQCKIYVCTFHMHGDFLNTFQNMTDEQLAMNKTWTDEERLALAAKLDEELDAFIDSLEKKRYEEGWPEDRWQEEMDKHPFFMKKAPQPGDEVHPMFEGLQKLKYDPEENTAEELALNYKEDGNFYMKHKKFRTAIYSFTEGLKAKCDKPEVKSVLYNNRSAAHFFIKNYRSALSDAQRALEYNLDYTKARWRAAQCAFYLKKLELCSQLCEEMLDRDENNKEARDLLKKSKTKKLEIERDLRKEAAETKNRLGRLQRLFDALQLRSIKFDDQKKNMPITEELLHPKFLPLEDHPVHLDDDNETLIWPAAFSYPEFLFSDFQQELPENAMMEDCVNALFKEPLPCDKSTRYRSGNINVYYENRKVGCVHKVDLNKTINEILNEKGFFVTGGSLLFYIVPKNSRVEQEFVNQQRRPLIYA, from the exons ATGCAGACATACATAGATGCGAAATTCACAGTAAACTGCACTAGACAAATACTCCAGTGCAAAATATATGTGTGCACCTTT caCATGCATGGTGATTTTCTAAACACTTTTCAAAATATGACTGATGAGCAATTGGCAATGAATAAAACATGGACAGACGAGGAGCGTTTGGCTTTGGCCGCAAAATTAGATGAAGAGCTAGACGCATTCATCGACAGTTTGGAAAAGAAACGCTATGAAGAAGGTTGGCCTGAAGATCGTTGGCAAGAA GAAATGGATAAACATCCATTCTTCATGAAGAAAGCTCCACAGCCTGGTGACGAAGTGCATCCAATGTTCGAAGGGCTGCAGAAATTAAAATACGACCCGGAAGAGAACACTGCTGAGGAGCTTGCTCTTAATTATAAAGAGGATggtaatttttatatgaaacatAAAAAGTTTCGCACTGCAATATATAGCTTTACTGAGGGTTTAAAAGCTAAATGTGATAAACCGGAAGTGAAGTCAGTGCTGTATAATAATCGTTCAGCAGCGCATTTCTTTATCAAGAATTATCG ATCAGCACTTAGTGATGCTCAACGCGCTCTCGAATACAATCTTGATTATACAAAGGCTCGTTGGCGTGCCGCTCAATGTgccttttatttgaaaaaattagagTTGTGTTCCCAATTGTGTGAAGAAATGCTAGACCGAGACGAAAATAACAAAGAAGCCAGAGATTtgttaaagaaaagtaaaacgAAAAAG ttggaaattgaacgtgATCTACGCAAAGAAGCTGCGGAAACAAAGAACCGTCTTGGGCGATTACAACGCTTGTTTGATGCGTTACAATTACGATCCATTAAATTCGATGATCAGAAGAAAAATATGCCCATCACAGAAGAGTTGCTGCATCCGAAATTCTTACCTTTAGAAGATCATCCAGTGCATTTAGACGATGACAATGAGACTCTAATATGGCCGGCAGCTTTTTCTTATCCAGAATTTTTATTTAGCGATTTTCAACAAGAACTGCCGGAGAATGCAAT GATGGAAGATTGCGTAAACGCTTTATTCAAGGAACCACTGCCATGCGACAAATCTACTAGATATCGTTCTGGTAATATAAACGTCTACTATGAGAATCGTAAAGTGGGTTGTGTGCATAAAGTTGATTTAAATAAGACCATTAACGAAATTTTGAATGAGAAGGG GTTCTTTGTCACTGGTGGTTCGCTGTTGTTTTATATTGTGCCGAAAAACTCACGGGTCGAACAAGAGTTCGTTAATCAGCAGAGGAGACCATTGATATATGCGTAA